One part of the Malus sylvestris chromosome 2, drMalSylv7.2, whole genome shotgun sequence genome encodes these proteins:
- the LOC126599836 gene encoding L10-interacting MYB domain-containing protein-like, whose translation MAKKGASSSNPVATWNAHNISIFCDVCIKEVEAGHRPGTHFDKNGYANIRANFKAETGHDYERKQLKNKWDALKNEWKLWKELVGKETGLGWNSSKGTIDASEEWWNNKIQINKEYGKLRKKGISPEMEEKLDRMFSTTVATGEHAWAPSSGVLPPESREESVGQIDSYDEEETETMQDLRQASRKGKKRAANQGELGKKKVDKKGKKIGGAAKLCGQIDRLVEAYETRSSANSLMRSLHIGSSISEVLAVVGQLSGCEPPSELWLFATCLFCSAEKREVFTTIQDPEVRLTWLKYMFNKEK comes from the exons ATGGCAAAGAAGGGGGCATCTTCGTCAAATCCTGTAGCTACATGGAATGCCCACAATATATCTATATTTTGTGATGTTTGCATCAAGGAGGTTGAGGCCGGACATCGTCCGGGCACTCACTTTGACAAAAATGGATATGCAAATATTAGAGCTAACTTCAAAGCAGAGACAGGGCATGATTATGAAAGAAagcaactgaaaaataagtgGGATGCACTTAAAAATGAGTGGAAGTTGTGGAAAGAGCTAGTTGGTAAAGAAACTGGCCTAGGGTGGAATTCGAGCAAGGGTACTATTGATGCCTCTGAGGAGTGGTGGAATAATAAAATTCAG ATAAACAAAGAATATGGAAAATTGCGAAAAAAAGGCATTAGTCCTGAGATGGAAGAAAAGTTAGATAGGATGTTCTCGACTACAGTTGCTACCGGTGAACATGCCTGGGCACCTTCATCTGGAGTACTACCACCAGAGTCAAGAGAGGAATCTGTAGGACAAATTGATTCATATGATGAGGAAGAAACTGAGACTATGCAGGATCTAAGGCAAGCAAgtaggaagggaaaaaaaagagcGGCTAACCAAGGAGAATTGGGAAAGAAGAAAGTTGataagaaagggaaaaaaattggagGTGCTGCAAAACTTTGTGGTCAAATTGACCGTCTTGTTGAAGCTTATGAAACTAGGAGTTCTGCAAACTCATTGATGAGGTCGCTGCATATAGGTAGTAGTATTTCGGAAGTGTTAGCAGTTGTAGGACAATTGTCTGGTTGTGAGCCACCTAGCGAGTTATGGTTGTTTGCTACATGTTTATTTTGTTCTGCAGAGAAGCGAGAGGTGTTTACCACGATCCAAGATCCTGAAGTCCGGCTGACTTGGTTGAAATATatgttcaacaaagaaaaataa